From Oscillospiraceae bacterium CM, a single genomic window includes:
- a CDS encoding calcium/sodium antiporter translates to MLIQLFLLMLGLVLIIRSADILVDSAAKLARRYGVSTFIIGISVIAFGTSAPELAVGIVSGISHTNQLTLGDVLGSNIANMALIAGLAAVIFPIRVHDSAVRREIPVLIAVSILLAALILTDGRLSRTEGILLLAAFGVYIFFIARDAKKSMQIHIDAEGDIDTDGDGNNLPPEPASAGNQSIVPKLWIFSLLSLCGLFIGGKLTVDSSTHLAEFLGLNQTLIGLTVVAIATSMPELITSIVAARKKEPDIVLGNCVGSNILNILLVLGLSGTISPIAVPGSLVFDFGVILFLTLTVFAVAALKKTLRRLTGIFLVTGYFAYIAVKVIGALG, encoded by the coding sequence TGATTCAGCTTTTTCTGTTGATGCTTGGGCTGGTGCTGATTATTAGAAGCGCCGATATCCTTGTTGATTCCGCAGCAAAGCTCGCGCGGCGGTACGGCGTGTCCACCTTCATTATCGGCATTTCTGTTATTGCCTTCGGCACGAGCGCGCCGGAGCTGGCCGTTGGCATCGTGTCGGGCATTTCGCACACCAATCAGCTGACGCTTGGTGACGTGCTCGGCAGCAACATTGCCAACATGGCGCTGATTGCCGGTCTGGCGGCTGTTATCTTCCCTATTCGTGTTCATGATTCAGCCGTCAGGCGCGAAATCCCTGTTTTGATTGCCGTTTCGATTTTGCTCGCCGCGCTGATTTTGACAGACGGGCGGCTGTCAAGAACCGAGGGGATTCTTTTACTGGCGGCATTTGGCGTTTATATCTTCTTCATCGCCCGTGACGCTAAAAAATCGATGCAAATTCACATCGACGCCGAGGGAGATATCGACACCGACGGCGACGGCAACAATCTCCCGCCTGAGCCTGCCTCTGCCGGTAATCAGAGCATCGTGCCGAAGCTTTGGATTTTTTCACTGCTGTCATTATGCGGCCTCTTTATCGGTGGCAAGCTGACGGTGGACAGCAGCACGCACCTTGCCGAATTTCTCGGTCTGAACCAGACGCTGATCGGTCTGACTGTCGTTGCTATAGCGACGTCAATGCCGGAGCTTATCACAAGCATTGTGGCCGCGCGCAAAAAAGAGCCCGACATTGTTTTGGGCAACTGCGTCGGCAGCAACATACTCAATATTCTGCTCGTACTGGGCCTGTCCGGCACCATCTCCCCGATCGCTGTACCGGGGAGCCTTGTATTTGATTTTGGGGTTATTCTCTTTCTGACGCTTACCGTTTTTGCCGTTGCCGCGCTGAAAAAAACGCTCCGGCGCTTGACGGGTATTTTTCTGGTGACGGGCTATTTCGCTTACATTGCCGTGAAAGTGATTGGCGCGCTGGGATAA
- a CDS encoding 50S ribosomal protein L10, which translates to MPNDKVLSEKKAVVEALTEKLKGAAGVLVDYSGITVSEDTEMRRAMRNANVDYAVVKNTLTRFAAKNVGFDGLDPFLNGTTALAVSADDPVAPAKILSEYAGKPNSKISIKAGFVNGKLISAAEVTALAELPPKEVLVAQVLGTMIAPVSGLATVLNANIRGLAVALQAIADQKSA; encoded by the coding sequence ATGCCAAACGACAAGGTACTCAGCGAGAAAAAGGCCGTGGTTGAAGCACTGACCGAAAAGCTCAAGGGTGCGGCCGGTGTGCTCGTCGATTACTCGGGCATCACCGTTTCCGAGGACACGGAAATGCGCCGTGCGATGCGCAACGCCAATGTCGACTACGCCGTTGTTAAGAACACGCTTACACGCTTTGCCGCCAAGAATGTCGGTTTCGATGGTCTTGACCCGTTCCTTAACGGCACAACGGCCCTGGCCGTCTCGGCGGACGACCCCGTCGCCCCCGCCAAAATTCTCAGCGAATACGCGGGCAAGCCCAACAGCAAGATTTCCATTAAAGCCGGTTTTGTGAACGGCAAGCTCATTTCGGCTGCCGAGGTTACCGCGCTGGCGGAGCTGCCGCCGAAGGAGGTTCTCGTCGCTCAGGTGCTTGGAACAATGATCGCACCGGTCAGCGGCCTTGCAACCGTCTTAAACGCGAACATCCGCGGTCTTGCCGTCGCCCTGCAGGCGATTGCCGATCAAAAATCAGCGTAA
- the rplL gene encoding 50S ribosomal protein L7/L12, whose translation MASEKVTALVEEVKKLTVLELSELVHALEDEFGVSAAAPAAVAVAAAPTAAAAAVEEQTEFDVVMTDFGAEKIKVIKEVRAITGLGLAEAKALVEGVPAKIKEGVNKEEAETLKKQLEDVGAKVEVK comes from the coding sequence ATGGCCAGTGAAAAAGTTACCGCTCTTGTTGAAGAAGTCAAGAAGCTCACCGTTCTGGAGCTCTCTGAGCTCGTACACGCCCTTGAGGATGAATTCGGTGTTTCCGCCGCCGCGCCCGCTGCCGTTGCTGTTGCCGCCGCGCCGACTGCCGCTGCCGCTGCCGTTGAAGAGCAGACCGAGTTTGACGTCGTTATGACTGATTTCGGTGCCGAGAAGATTAAGGTTATCAAGGAAGTCCGCGCCATCACCGGTCTCGGCCTTGCCGAGGCGAAGGCCCTTGTCGAAGGCGTTCCCGCGAAGATCAAGGAAGGCGTCAACAAGGAAGAAGCCGAGACGCTCAAAAAGCAGCTTGAGGATGTTGGCGCGAAAGTCGAAGTTAAGTAA